Proteins encoded by one window of Engraulis encrasicolus isolate BLACKSEA-1 chromosome 21, IST_EnEncr_1.0, whole genome shotgun sequence:
- the si:dkey-28a3.2 gene encoding serine/arginine repetitive matrix protein 2 isoform X1 yields the protein MMATAKGPRTQRYRPACEFDNATLAKKREYWRTKKREQRAKVAAVNKKVGGQNAAVVCNATRPNASGSHVAQNSTSCATLLNNDGSYHTNPCDSSESNPCEPSLESGVSLASGYNEPGANADGGEGEASGGCVAGPSSRNPQNASSTAGQRVRWFHNMKLNQVLPKFPDGLGASQDGAATTMTRCGKAEVRMPSTTTGPSFAPNSSATSNGSLPSGSPAPVPAVRVSVRPPMTSVNHRPPPSRTATANRSLPCNQSFSAKASPGLGDNRIRPQVQAQSPYKAAPLSVTNKAGVCVKQCPSGVRGANTKTITTPPRALRPKTSVVPDGGGMAAVPETEEERAARRREVWRIKKREQRANKAARLASEKERESGPMPAASVPGRQAAVPRGPVCVDLNSPSSWKGQQGQQRQAVHRYRVPAAPLQRHNHTVTVTRPGLSRVPGPGRGPISKSTNPALTNTPPQSNCITIDDDPVLPPPPQVVVKTGDLKQSRAYFTPSSATSATAGTRVASNNMNLGPGVSYASRVVTGPPFPNTLRTNNTTTTTTTIIRPRTQTNKLMRSQRFLGQRNTWATTATSGSYSSSRSSFSSFPPFRENPNETPEEKMARKREYWRTKKREQRARLSTEVKAKLRERDSLLRRVKRYQGILEDMRRARQQTATACQKGQSQTGNTARVNAGTNTSSVSIGGNSVGMNVAGASTNVSGMSIGGGAGSGGGPLPGEPIGGFIKEDGTVTVSVPTTVSPSGVGTNSGVEKVSTLNLLPPPLITRGQVTTSRGRGFTGGARGFGGSRGFGCRVNLNPPPLQRRAAQMRNTHPVRVSVQPPPKLVCVRPRGAAMLNSHQNRSTSQIPPHGSKMVSESAFNRGGGQGMNNSASNLRRTSTIAVARPMGRTVRPNPNDNTLTEEQRIAQRREYWRIKKREQRANRAARLRQGMLRGRALAARRRRQYQNPNQNRIPELSPSTGNHTTTTFNTTNTTNTAASTAAAPPFVTVNAGSSNHLEPRSMHTLLPRQKMKTEKDDANCPLEGQPLCDVADVKTSLLRSAERSHSGGEPPASRGAGTDGQSSTTLLAVASMKKLLEESLCTVENSDMPETTTKTTTIPVAANIKREVPSLCKAEAEDPLPVEGDMMMMAHIKPDPAAFQPDPPVFQPDPASFQQRSSSVEASDLSAAICFSVGVSHLHANDNSNSGSNSPPPLSHFPPPPSSLPPLRCSQDVPPPPPPQPPPPQPMYAPSSPSASCSLGQDTMTSPTSAPAPPIPFCSPHKPPTCPQTLMHLTSPHTTQQQQQQQVSQVPCTTRSKVRPYCAALRQPESPGLRQRKAPGGSGGGTSLQKKREYWKFMKRQQRARKAQEMRGLPAGSPGTRTHQAPNFASGPQRPVHTSYRTPSLPLHKPLPTACALQSRTRLSPVPHPSPPDHIPNYSSRQQQSLHPYGLSPSDRSLDVNAQDQSPKERCAAHSSFPSCCLEPPPPCTPPGGIRDAPPSPGQQCGAPLSVTPSETPPSSSSSFGGPLLLVESHRDSEGEGEPSHIPGVRRWCLQEHAGGGGGGGGGGGGGGDSSNTPPHHHHHQQQQQQPSPVPHPSCVSINASAHLNHQTAKPVRSMGPPLHINNDYITTNHRHHHNNTRWSANARHAGGLMPRRKGKSAVVDDEEVMRQKREYWRTKKKEQRARKAAREKGLEPVMMMDSMGHPQHLPSTDQLPPWQPGDMDMDIEQGLPNTQHQLPHDAQSQDSKQWFKEEADMAVSSSMDQDLGYYGMSSQAEHVQDNTDMAYQKYPHHHQHHDDDGDCTGPVSVDDWRSSYLMDYDPATQLLVCMVCGEQQYSYSPEGARAHIEEAHPDTLSLGQQQRQRMQEAWDLQVAQREQFFTSQLQQRSSVPHAAGTVAEVEVTVDMEDPSEYSKSAKTKNMRKF from the exons ATGATGGCCACTGCTAAAGGCCCACGGACGCAGCGCTACCGCCCGGCGTGCGAGTTTGACAATGCCACGCTGGCTAAAAAAAGGGAATACTGGCGCACTAAGAAACGAGAGCAAAGGGCAAAAGTCGCCGCTGTGAATAAGAAAGTCGGAGGGCAGAACGCTGCGGTGGTTTGCAACGCGACGCGTCCTAATGCATCTGGCAGCCATGTTGCACAGAACTCCACGTCCTGTGCCACTCTGCTGAATAACGATGGCTCCTACCACACAAACCCTTGTGATTCATCGGAATCGAACCCTTGCGAGCCCTCGTTGGAATCGGGGGTGTCATTGGCTTCTGGCTACAACGAGCCTGGAGCGAATGCTGACGGAGGTGAAGGTGAGGCGTCAGGCGGCTGTGTCGCAGGCCCCTCATCACGGAACCCGCAAAACGCCTCCAGCACCGCAGGTCAAAGGGTCAGGTGGTTCCACAACATGAAACTCAACCAAGTCCTACCAAAGTTTCCAGACGGGCTAGGAGCTTCGCAAGATGGTGCCGCCACCACCATGACGAGATGTGGAAAAGCAGAAGTAAGGATGCCTTCCACCACTACGGGGCCTTCGTTTGCTCCCAACTCCTCAGCTACGTCCAATGGGTCCTTGCCCTCTGGTTCCCCTGCCCCAGTGCCTGCCGTTCGAGTCTCTGTACGCCCTCCCATGACCTCCGTGAACCACAGACCTCCTCCAAGCAGAACAGCGACCGCCAACAGATCACTTCCGTGCAACCAGAGCTTCTCGGCGAAGGCTTCGCCAGGGCTCGGCGACAACAGGATCAGGCCTCAGGTTCAAGCTCAAAGCCCGTACAAAGCCGCGCCGCTGAGCGTGACGAACAAAGCGGGCGTCTGTGTTAAACAGTGCCCCTCAGGAGTTCGAGGTGCGAATACAAAGACCATCACCACTCCGCCGCGTGCCTTGAGGCCAAAGACATCCGTCGTGCCTGACGGCGGAGGGATGGCGGCGGTGCCCGAAACGGAGGAAGAGAGGGCGGCCAGGCGACGGGAGGTGTGGCGCATCAAGAAGAGGGAGCAGAGGGCCAACAAGGCTGCCAGGCTGGctagcgagaaggagagagagagcgggccgATGCCTGCCGCCAGCGTGCCCGGGAGGCAAGCAGCGGTGCCGCGAGGGCCTGTCTGTGTGGATCTGAACAGCCCGAGCTCATGGAAGGGACAGCAGGGTCAACAGAGGCAAGCAGTGCATCGATACAGGGTCCCCGCTGCACCTTTGCAAAGACACAACCATACGGTGACAGTGACACGCCCTGGCCTCAGCcgtgtccctgggcctgggcgtGGGCCTATCTCAAAAAGCACAAACCCAGCCCTGACGAACACACCTCCTCAGAGTAACTGTATTACTATAGACGATGACCCTGTGCTGCCACCGCCGCCACAGGTTGTTGTGAAAACAGGAGATCTGAAACAGAGCAGGGCCTATTTTACACCCTCCTCCGCCACCTCGGCAACAGCGGGAACTCGTGTTGCGAGTAACAACATGAACCTGGGGCCAGGCGTCTCTTACGCCTCTCGAGTGGTCACGGGACCCCCGTTTCCAAACACACTCAGGACcaacaacaccacaacaacaacaacaaccataaTACGCCCCAGGACACAAACGAACAAACTCATGAGGTCGCAGCGCTTTTTAGGGCAGAGGAACACATGGGCGACGACAGCAACCTCCGGGTCATACTCCTCCTCCAGAtcgtccttctcctccttccccccatTCCGGGAAAACCCGAACGAGACGCCGGAGGAAAAGATGGCCCGGAAGCGGGAGTACTGGCGTACCAAGAAACGGGAGCAGCGCGCCCGGCTGTCCACAGAGGTCAAGGCCAAACTCAGGGAGCGCGACAGCCTGCTGCGCCGCGTCAAGCGCTACCAGGGCATCCTGGAGGACATGCGGCGAGCGCGGCAGCAAACAGCTACGGCATGCCAGAAGGGCCAATCGCAGACCGGAAATACGGCCAGGGTGAACGCTGGCACAAATACTAGCAGTGTCTCCATTGGTGGAAATAGTGTTGGGATGAACGTTGCTGGTGCAAGTACTAATGTCAGCGGCATGTCtattggtggtggtgctggtagtgGTGGGGGTCCTCTGCCGGGGGAGCCCATTGGTGGATTTATTAAGGAGGATGGGACTGTCACTGTTAGTGTTCCAACTACAGTGTCACCATCTGGAGTGGGGACAAATAGTGGGGTTGAGAAAGTGTCCACCTTAAATCTGTTGCCACCACCACTCATTACACGTGGTCAGGTGACCACAAGTCGAGGCAGAGGTTTCACTGGTGGAGCAAGAGGTTTCGGCGGTAGTCGAGGTTTTGGTTGTCGTGTGAACTTAAACCCCCCGCCGTTACAAAGACGAGCCGCTCAAATGAGAAACACTCATCCTGTCAGAGTGTCTGTCCAACCTCCTCCAAAACTGGTTTGTGTGAGACCCAGAGGAGCGGCCATGTTGAATAGCCATCAAAACAGATCCACGAGCCAAATTCCTCCACATGGCTCCAAAATGGTTTCTGAGTCTGCTTTTAACAGGGGCGGTGGGCAGGGTATGAATAACAGCGCCTCAAATCTGAGGAGGACCAGCACTATAGCAGTAGCCAGGCCCATGGGCAGGACTGTTAGACCCAATCCAAACGACAACACGCTGACCGAAGAACAGAGGATCGCTCAGAGACGCGAGTACTGGAGGATCAAAAAGCGTGAGCAGCGGGCCAACCGGGCCGCCCGACTACGCCAAGGCATGTTACGCGGACGGGCTCTGGCTGCTAGGAGACGACGACAGTACCAGAACCCCAACCAGAATCGCATTCCGGAACTTTCACCCAGCACTGGCAACCACACTACCACCACcttcaacaccaccaacaccaccaacaccgcaGCTTCTACCGCTGCAGCACCACCCTTCGTCACGGTCAACGCTGGTTCATCCAACCATCTCGAGCCACGCAGCATGCATACGCTACTCCCACGGCAGAAGATGAAGACCGAGAAAGACGACGCAAACTGTCCTTTAGAAGGACAGCCGCTCTGTGATGTTGCTGACGTCAAGACTTCTCTCTTGCGGTCTGCGGAGCGTTCACACAGCGGAGGGGAGCCCCCAGCCTCCAGGGGCGCCGGTACCGATGGTCAGAGCTCCACCACCCTCCTAGCCGTTGCCTCCATGAAGAAACTTCTAGAAGAGTCCCTCTGTACTGTGGAGAACTCTGACATGCCAGAAACAACAACGAAGACGACAACCATACCAGTAGCAGCAAACATCAAGAGGGAAGTGCCTTCTCTGTGTAAGGCTGAGGCAGAAGACCCACTTCCTGTAGAGGGCGATATGATGATGATGGCCCACATCAAGCCGGACCCTGCCGCGTTCCAGCCGGACCCACCCGTGTTCCAGCCGGACCCAGCCTCGTTCCAGCAGCGTTCGAGCAGCGTGGAGGCGAGCGACCTCTCGGCCGCCATCTGTTTCTCGGTGGGCGTGAGCCATCTACACGCCAACGACAACTCAAACTCAGGGTCCAACTCGCCACCGCCTCTGTCCCattttccaccaccaccatcgtcaCTACCACCACTCCGGTGCAGTCAGGacgttccaccaccaccaccaccacaaccaccaccaccacaacccatgtatgccccctcctccccctccgcctcTTGCTCCTTGGGTCAGGACACCATGACCTCACCCACGTCGGCCCCTGCACCCCCTATCCCCTTCTGCTCTCCACACAAGCCACCCACGTGCCCGCAGACCTTGATGCATCTCACCtcgccacacaccacacagcaacaacaacaacaacaagtctCACAGGTGCCTTGCACCACCCGATCCAAAGTGAGACCGTACTGTGCTGCGTTGAGGCAGCCAGAATCGCCTGGCCTTCGGCAGCGGAAAGCACCGGGGGGGTCGGGAGGCGGCACCAGCTTGCAGAAGAAGAGGGAGTACTGGAAGTTCATGAAACGACAACAGAGGGCCCGCAAGGCACAGGAGATGAGGGGCTTGCCGGCAGGATCGCCAGGCACAAGAACACATCAG GCTCCGAATTTCGCCAGTGGTCCTCAGCGGCCCGTTCATACCAGCTACCGAACCCCCAGCCTACCTCTCCACAAGCCTCTTCCCACTGCCTGTGCCTTGCAGAGTAGGACACGCCTCTCCCCCGTCCCTCACCCCTCGCCCCCTGACCATATCCCCAACTACAGCAGCAGGCAACAACAGAGTCTCCATCCCTACGGCTTGTCTCCTTCAGACCGGTCGCTTGATGTAAACGCGCAGGACCAGTCACCTAAGGAGAG GTGTGCTGCCCACTCCAGCTTCCCGTCCTGTTGCCTCGAACCCCCACCTCCATGCACACCACCAGGTGGAATTCGAGATGCTCCACCTTCACCGGGGCAGCAATGTGGTGCTCCCCTCTCTGTGACCCCTAGTGAGACAcccccctcgtcctcctcctcctttggtGGGCCCCTGCTGCTGGTGGAGAGCCATAGGGActcagagggggagggggaacccAGCCACATCCCAGGGGTGCGACGCTGGTGCTTGCAGGAGCatgctggaggtggaggtgggggtggcggtgggggtgggggtggtggggattCCTCCAACACAcccccacatcaccaccaccaccagcagcagcagcagcagccttccCCAGTTCCGCACCCCTCTTGTGTGTCCATAAATGCCTCCGCACATCTCAACCACCAAACCGCCAAGCCTGTTAGGTCCATGGGGCCTCCGTTACACATCAACAACGACTACATCACCAccaaccaccgccaccaccacaacaacacgaGGTGGTCGGCCAACGCCAGGCACGCGGGCGGTCTAATGCCCCGCAGGAAGGGGAAGAGCGCGGTGGTGGACGACGAGGAAGTGATGAGGCAGAAGAGAGAGTACTGGAGGACGAAGAAGAAGGAGCAGAGAGCTCGCAAG GCTGCCAGAGAGAAAGGCCTGGAGCCCGTGATGATGATGGACAGCATGGGTCATCCTCAGCACCTCCCATCCACGGACCAGCTGCCGCCATGGCAACCTggagacatggacatggacatagaGCAAGGGCTGCCCAACACACAACACCAACTGCCTCATGATGCACAATCTCAG GACTCCAAGCAGTGGTTCAAGGAGGAGGCTGACATGGCTGTAAG TTCATCGATGGATCAAGATCTGGGATACTATGGCATGTCCAGCCAAGCTGAACACGTGCAAG ACAACACGGACATGGCCTACCAGAagtacccccaccaccaccaacaccacgacGACGACGGTGACTGCACGGGGCCCGTGTCCGTGGACGACTGGCGCAGCAGCTACCTGATGGACTACGACCCCGCCACGCAGCTgctggtgtgcatggtgtgtggcgAGCAGCAGTACTCCTACAGCCCAGAGGGGGCCCGCGCCCACATCGAGGAGGCCCACCCGGACACGCTGTCCCTGGGCCAGCAGCAGCGCCAGAGGATGCAGGAGGCCTGGGACCTCCAGGTGGCCCAGCGCGAGCAGTTCTTCACCAGCCAGCTGCAGCAGCGCTCCTCCGTGCCACACgcag CAGGGACCGTAGCAGAGGTGGAGGTGACGGTGGACATGGAGGACCCCTCTGAGTACAGCAAGTCTGCCAAGACGAAAAACATGAGAAAGTTCTAA